Genomic segment of Bifidobacterium lemurum:
TGCCGATCACGATGCCCAACTGTTGCATCGCACCCAACACGCCCCGCTCGTCGGCCGGCGAGATCTCGGCGATGTACACCGGCGCTACCATGGCGGCGACGCCCGCGGCGAATCCGCCGAGCACGCGGAAGGCGACCAGCATCCAGATGCTGGTGGAGAAGCCGCAGCCGACGGCGCAGATGAAGAACAGCACGGAGGCGATTTTCATCATGGGCACACGGCCGATTTTGTCGGAGATGCGGCCGGCGAGCAACGCGCCTATGCCGCCGGAGATCAGCGCGGAGCCGACGGCGAAGCCGAGGACGGCGTCGCCGGTGGCGAATTCGGTTTTGATGGCTTCGGTGGCGCCGTTGATCACGGCGGAATCATAGCCGTACAGCAGGCCGCCGATGGCGGCGATGATGGCGAGACGCCGCGCGACGGCGCGCTGGCTTTTGTTGTTTTCGGACATGGTTGTTCCTTCTTCGTTGAAAGATGTTTTTGGAAATAAAAAAGACAGTCGGCGATGTCAGGCCAACATGGCGTCGCGTCGCGCGATGAGGGCATCGATGGCGTCCCGACCTTCGACGACGGTGAAGGCGAGCGTCTTGCGCTGCGAGCTCTGGGCCGCGATCATGGGCAGATCGCCGCGCTCCTCATGCCAGCCGCGTCCGTACACCTTGGAGTTCGAGGGTTCGAGTCCGACCACATAGTCGCCCGAGGCCATGGATTTCCATTCCATGAAATGGGGGAAGTCCTCCACGGAGAAATCGATGACGACGCCCAGCCCCAGCCCGCGGTTGACGACGGCCGCGAAGCTGCGCCCTGATTCGTCGGCGGCGAGTTCGTGGATGTACACGCTTTCGGGCTTGTTCGCCTCCGGGGCGCCGATCTCGTTCCATGCGGTCGTGTCAGCGGCGGTGGTCTCGTCGCGGGGCGTGGCGACGCGGCTCGGGATGACGACCTCGGCGCCTTCCGCCAGCAGAGGCCAGCCGAAGTTGCAGTGATACATCCACATCAGCGGCTCGTCGCGGAACGATTCGTTGGACACTTCGTCATCCACGATGATCGACGGCTCGCCGTATGTCGTGCGGATCGCGCGGCGCAATACGAGGTTCTCTCCGAACAGTTCCGCCTCGCGCATCTCGCCCGAGACCTCGAGCACGTAGTCGCCGCCCTCCCAGCGGGCGTCGGCGCGCACATGCTCGGCCGGAGTGGTGCGCACGCGGCCGTGCATCGGATAGTCGCCGGCGGGATACCGCGAACCCTCAGGCGTCGAATACGGCCCGCAGATGTTCTCGAACCCGCAGGTGAAAAACAGTCCGCCCATAATCGAACGCAGCGCCTCCTGGCCGTGCGTGTCGAACTGGTTGCGGCCGTTGAGCCCCGGCTTGGACAGGAATGTGAGATTCTCGCCCCGGTATTCGAACTCGCTCACGTCGAGCGCCTTGTCGGCCATGGAAACGAACCTCAACGGTCCGTTCTTCACTTCGATGGCATCGAGTCCGTGCGCGCGCCCCTCCCGATAGGTGATCGGACGGACGTAGGCGGCTTGCTGCATACTGCCCATGTGGGCGAGCGCATCCGAGCGTGTTGCGTTATCGAACGCCACGCCCGCGACAACTTCGCCGACGTCGGCATGCGGGTCCATATGTTCCGCGTTGACGCCTGTCATGATCATGCCTCCTCCAATTCGTCGGGATACTGGGGCCACGCGCCCGACTGGGTGCAGACGAACGCGGAGACCTCGACGGCGCGGCGGTGCGCCGCGGCGAGGTCGTATCCCCGCAACAGGTAGGCGAGAAACGCGCCGGAGAAGGAATCGCCGGCGCCGACGGTGTCGGCGACGTCGACTTTCGGCGTGGGCAGGATGGATATCTCGTCGCGGCCCATCACGATGCTGTAGTCGCCGCCCGCCGTCAGGATCACCACATCGAGGTCGAACTGCTCGGCCAGTACGCGCATGACGTTTTGCTGCGAAGCGATCGACTCGCCCGGCGCGTCGATGCCGAACAGATTGGCCACGACGGGCAGTTCCTCATCGTTGATCTTGAGGATGGTCGCGCCTTCCATGAACCGGGTGATGACCTCTTTGTTCACGAAGCCGGAGCGGATGTTGATGTCGAAGAACCGCACCGCGTCGTCGCGCGCCGCGTCGATCATCGCGTAGATGGCGTCCCTTGTGCCCCATGCCTCGCGCGCGGCGATGGTGCCGTAGCAGATCGCGTCGGCGTGGGAGACGAGTTCCTTCACCTCGTCGGTGAATGCGATATGGTCCCAGGCGACGCCGCGCACGACGTCATAGGAGGGCACGCCGTCGGCGTCGAGGCTGACGGAGGTGATGCCGGTGGGATATTCGTTGACTTGCGCGACGACGTTGACGCCGCCCTCGGACAGCACGGAGACGAGTTCGCGGCCGAGCTCGTCGTCTCCGACCGCGGTGACGGCCGTGGCTTCGACGCCGTTATGCGCGGCATGGTAGACGAAATTGGCGGGCGCGCCGCCCGGTTTCTTGCCATCGGGCAGCATATCCCACAGCAGTTCGCCGATGGTGACCACGGTTGCGGGTGATGAGTTGGTCATGATGAAGACATTCCTTGGAAGATGATGGGTTTTGGGTATGCGGGGCCAAGGGAGCGGCGCGTCATGCGTCGGCCGCTCCCCTTGCCGGATGATGGGTGCGCGATGGCTTAGGCTGCGGGCCGGGTCATTCCTTGACCGCGGGATACTCGTTGCACAGCAGGCGGTAGGCGGGCTCGTCCTCCTCGATTTCGGGGAAGCGACCGACGGGCTCGTAGAAACGATTGTCGATGTTGTCGTCGTTGCACATCGACACCTCGCCCACCAGTGTGGGCACGGAGTCCTCCTTGATGTAGTACTCGTGGTAGGTGTACGGGTAGAAGGTCAGCGACTCGCCCTCGTTGAGCTCGATGTCCTCGCCGGCGGGCACGTAGTAGCGTCGGCCGTCGCGGCACACCAGCACCGGGGTGTCGAGACGCTCCTCGGTTTCGGGGTCGGCGTTGTACAGATGGAACACCGCGGTGCCGCCGCCGCGCACGATGATGTCCTCCATCTTGTTCCAGTGGAAATGCATCGGGGAGAGCTGGCCGGGCATGCTCATCATGATCTTCTCGGCGTAGACCTTGGTGTACTTGTCGTCCTTCACATTGCCGTTGCGCAATGTGATGAGCGCCAGACCCTTGTGTTCGAAGTCGCCTTCGCCGTAGTCGGTGATGTCCCAGCCGAGCATGTTGTCGCGCACCTCATCCCATTCATGGTCCTTGCCGGCCCACTCCTCGGGGGTGAAGCTCAGATACGGCGGAATGCGGAAGTGGTACTTGTCGAGCAACTCTTCGAACTGCTTGATGGTGGCGTTGATTTCGGAGCGCTTCATGGTGGCGTGCCTTTCTTATTCGAACGTCGGGCGTTGACGTCTTTGTTTCATTATCGGTTATTGGGGTCGGTGCCGCGCCATAACACGTCGCCGTATCGGCGCGACAGCCAAGCATTCCGAACCATTTCGTTTTGATTTCGATTTGT
This window contains:
- a CDS encoding D-lyxose/D-mannose family sugar isomerase, whose protein sequence is MKRSEINATIKQFEELLDKYHFRIPPYLSFTPEEWAGKDHEWDEVRDNMLGWDITDYGEGDFEHKGLALITLRNGNVKDDKYTKVYAEKIMMSMPGQLSPMHFHWNKMEDIIVRGGGTAVFHLYNADPETEERLDTPVLVCRDGRRYYVPAGEDIELNEGESLTFYPYTYHEYYIKEDSVPTLVGEVSMCNDDNIDNRFYEPVGRFPEIEEDEPAYRLLCNEYPAVKE
- a CDS encoding carbohydrate kinase family protein, whose protein sequence is MTNSSPATVVTIGELLWDMLPDGKKPGGAPANFVYHAAHNGVEATAVTAVGDDELGRELVSVLSEGGVNVVAQVNEYPTGITSVSLDADGVPSYDVVRGVAWDHIAFTDEVKELVSHADAICYGTIAAREAWGTRDAIYAMIDAARDDAVRFFDINIRSGFVNKEVITRFMEGATILKINDEELPVVANLFGIDAPGESIASQQNVMRVLAEQFDLDVVILTAGGDYSIVMGRDEISILPTPKVDVADTVGAGDSFSGAFLAYLLRGYDLAAAHRRAVEVSAFVCTQSGAWPQYPDELEEA
- a CDS encoding aldose 1-epimerase family protein, with translation MTGVNAEHMDPHADVGEVVAGVAFDNATRSDALAHMGSMQQAAYVRPITYREGRAHGLDAIEVKNGPLRFVSMADKALDVSEFEYRGENLTFLSKPGLNGRNQFDTHGQEALRSIMGGLFFTCGFENICGPYSTPEGSRYPAGDYPMHGRVRTTPAEHVRADARWEGGDYVLEVSGEMREAELFGENLVLRRAIRTTYGEPSIIVDDEVSNESFRDEPLMWMYHCNFGWPLLAEGAEVVIPSRVATPRDETTAADTTAWNEIGAPEANKPESVYIHELAADESGRSFAAVVNRGLGLGVVIDFSVEDFPHFMEWKSMASGDYVVGLEPSNSKVYGRGWHEERGDLPMIAAQSSQRKTLAFTVVEGRDAIDALIARRDAMLA